One Bythopirellula goksoeyrii genomic window, TACACTCTCTGCAGATCCCGGCTACGAGTACGAATTGGGTGCCCTGAATACTTATACAGGAGTTGGCGGGGCGGTTCGAAATCGTGGTGAAACACTCATCGCTTCCTCGTTCGGTGCGATACCGGACAACGGAGCGTTTCTCTTGGAGGAAATTAGATACGGGGGTGGGGCACGTCCCAGAATTGCAAGAATCGGCCGGGAGAGAAGGCTTTCAGAGATTCTGGACGGACAAAGCAATACTTTCATGATTGGGGAGTTCGTCCACCGAGCCTGCTGCTTGGGGCAATTGGTAGAAACACCGCCGGGAAATGTGCGTCCTTGGTATGTTTCAGGTTTCTCTGACGGGCCCTACGGATTTAAGGTCCTGGAGACTTCGCCAAATGCTTGTGTCGTAAGAAACTCGGGTGACTGCGTGACAGGAAATGCGATAAACTTCAATTATCTTCCATTGGGAAGTTTTCACCCTGGCATTACTCAGATTGTCAATGTGGATGGGAGCGTTCACTCGATTGCCGATGAGATCGACATTGAAATTTATAAGGATTTGGCCACTGCAAATGGTGAGGAACCTGTTAATGCTGCGGCTTTCTAGGGCAGGGGCGTCTCAACAAGCCTGGTTAGGGTTGCTAATTTCTTTGGCAGCGACCTTAACTGGTTGCGATCATGGTCCTCAGGTGGTTCCAGTCGAAGGCACGGTCTACTACAACGACGAACCACTTCCCTTTGGAAGCGTGATGTTCCAACCACAAATGGGCCAGCCCGCGGGAGCAAGGCTCAATGAAGATGGCACGTTTGAACTAAGTACCTTTTCTGAATTCGATGGAGCAATCGTCGGCCAACACAAGGTGAAAGTCACCTGCTATGCCTCACAAAGTCCTCAAATTGAAAACAAGAAGTCAGTCGGAGAACAAACACTCGGTCCAAGCTTGATTCCGGAGAAGTACACGTATTCTGATCAAAGTGGGCTTTCTGTAGAAATCCTATCCGTAGGAAATCAACCTATCGAACTCCGACTCACAGGTCCACCGCTCAAGTTGCCTCGCTGATTAAGCAGTATTTTGCTTCATGATCGCTTTGTATCAGTTTTTTTGTGCTCGGATGGCGAAGTCCTTCGCAGTACAGCATCTCATCGTTCTAGGACTTCTATCGGTATTGCTCATCCAGAACGGCTACTCTCAGCAATCGTCTAACGAACCTTCGCGCACGATCTATCCAGTTCGCGGTGTGTGGGTCGCGAATGTCGGAACCCCGACCCTGACCACTGTCGAGGGAATTCAAGAGTTTGTCGATCTCGCAGCCAAATGCGGAATAAACACGATCTATGTCGTTACTTGGAACCGCGGGATGACGACCTATCCTAGCGAGATCATGTTGAAGGAATCGGGTATTGTGGTCGATCCTCGCTACAAAGACTTCGACATGCTGAAGGAAATTATCGATGCGGCCCATACCAAGAATATTCGAGTCATTGGCTGGTTCGAGTTTGGTTTTTCTTGTTCATACCAACAACCCGATGGTGGCTGGTTGATCCGGAAGCATCCCGAGTGGGCTGCACTGGACGTGAAAGGTAATCTTGTCAGCAAGAATGGCTTTCAATGGATGAATGGCATGCGGC contains:
- a CDS encoding DUF1559 domain-containing protein; protein product: MQRLPRTKTHVGFTLVELLVVIAIIGVLVALLLPAVQAAREAARRVQCSNNLHQLGLGAQNYASTKNALPMGYGRTLEHVEENINFVKHGLFTDILPYMEQGNIYDQMVFNYYETGQQYHDDPVRDTVIDSFICPSWPDDKVTLSADPGYEYELGALNTYTGVGGAVRNRGETLIASSFGAIPDNGAFLLEEIRYGGGARPRIARIGRERRLSEILDGQSNTFMIGEFVHRACCLGQLVETPPGNVRPWYVSGFSDGPYGFKVLETSPNACVVRNSGDCVTGNAINFNYLPLGSFHPGITQIVNVDGSVHSIADEIDIEIYKDLATANGEEPVNAAAF